The Neomonachus schauinslandi chromosome 4, ASM220157v2, whole genome shotgun sequence genome includes a region encoding these proteins:
- the RCC1 gene encoding regulator of chromosome condensation isoform X2 has protein sequence MPPKRIAKRRSPPEDALPKSKKVKVSHRSHSTEPGMVLTLGQGDVGQLGLGENVMERKKPALVPIPEDIVQAEAGGMHTVCLSKSGQVYSFGCNDEGALGRDTSVEGSEMVPGKVELQEKVVQVSAGDSHTAALTEDGRVFLWGSFRDNNGVIGLLEPMKKSMVPVQVQLTMPVVKVASGNDHLVMLTADGDLYTLGCGEQGQLGRVPELFANRGGRQGLERLLVPKCVMLKSRGSRGHVRFQDAFCGAYFTFAISCEGHVYGFGLSNYHQLGTPGTESCFVPQNLTSFKNSTKSWVGFSGGQHHTVCMDSEGKAYSLGRAEYGRLGLGEGAEEKSIPTLIPRLPAVSSVACGASVGYAVTKDGRVFAWGMGTNYQLGTGQEEDAWSPVEMTGKQLENRVVLSVSSGGQHTVLLVKDKEQS, from the exons ATGCCACCCAAACGTATAGCTAAGAGAAGGTCACCCCCAGAAGATGCTCTCCCCAAAAGCAAGAAGGTGAAGG TCTCCCACAGGTCCCACAGCACAGAACCAGGCATGGTGCTAACACTGGGCCAGGGCGACGTGGGCCAATTGGGGCTAGGCGAGAATgtgatggagaggaagaagccggCCCTGGTGCCCATTCCGGAGGACATCGTGCAAGCCGAGGCTGGGGGCATGCATACTGTGTGTCTAAGCAAAAGCGGCCAG GTCTACTCCTTCGGCTGCAACGATGAGGGTGCCCTGGGAAGGGACACATCAGTGGAGGGCTCAGAGATGGTCCCCGGGAAAGTGGAACTGCAAGAGAAAGTGGTACAGGTGTCAGCAGGTGACAGTCATACAGCAGCCCTCACTGAGGATGGTCGCGTTTTCCTCTGGGGCTCCTTCCGG GACAATAACGGTGTGATTGGACTCTTGGAGCCCATGAAGAAGAGCATGGTGCCCGTGCAAGTGCAGCTGACTATGCCCGTAGTGAAGGTGGCCTCAG GAAACGACCACTTGGTGATGCTGACAGCTGATGGTGACCTCTACACTTTGGGCTGCGGGGAGCAGGGCCAGCTGGGCCGTGTGCCTGAATTATTTGCCAACCGTGGTGGCCGGCAGGGCCTTG AACGACTCCTGGTCCCCAAGTGTGTGATGCTGAAATCCAGAGGGAGCCGGGGTCATGTGAGATTCCAGGACGCCTTTTGTGGTGCCTACTTCACCTTTGCCATCTCCTGCGAGGGCCATGTATATGGTTTTGGCCTCTCCAACTATCATCAGCTTG GAACCCCAGGCACAGAATCTTGCTTTGTACCCCAAAACTTGACATCCTTCAAGAACTCTACCAAGTCCTGGGTGGGCTTCTCTGGTGGCCAGCATCATACAGTCTGCATGGATTCGGAAG gAAAAGCGTACAGCCTGGGCCGGGCTGAGTATGGGCGGCTGGGCCTTGGGGAGGGCGCCGAGGAGAAAAGCATACCTACCCTCATCCCAAGGCTCCCTGCTGTCTCCTCAGTGGCTTGTGGGGCCTCCGTTGGGTATGCTGTGACCAAGGATG GTCGTGTTTTCGCCTGGGGCATGGGTACCAACTACCAGCTGGgcacagggcaggaggaggaTGCCTGGAGCCCGGTGGAGATGACAGGCAAACAGCTGGAGAACCGTGTGGTCTTATCGGTGTCCAGTGGGGGCCAGCACACAGTCTTACTAGTCAAGGACAAGGAACAGAGCTGA
- the RCC1 gene encoding regulator of chromosome condensation isoform X1, with amino-acid sequence MPPKRIAKRRSPPEDALPKSKKVKDRRNQAVRAVASHRVPGAQRPSPPDQKTRPVSHRSHSTEPGMVLTLGQGDVGQLGLGENVMERKKPALVPIPEDIVQAEAGGMHTVCLSKSGQVYSFGCNDEGALGRDTSVEGSEMVPGKVELQEKVVQVSAGDSHTAALTEDGRVFLWGSFRDNNGVIGLLEPMKKSMVPVQVQLTMPVVKVASGNDHLVMLTADGDLYTLGCGEQGQLGRVPELFANRGGRQGLERLLVPKCVMLKSRGSRGHVRFQDAFCGAYFTFAISCEGHVYGFGLSNYHQLGTPGTESCFVPQNLTSFKNSTKSWVGFSGGQHHTVCMDSEGKAYSLGRAEYGRLGLGEGAEEKSIPTLIPRLPAVSSVACGASVGYAVTKDGRVFAWGMGTNYQLGTGQEEDAWSPVEMTGKQLENRVVLSVSSGGQHTVLLVKDKEQS; translated from the exons ATGCCACCCAAACGTATAGCTAAGAGAAGGTCACCCCCAGAAGATGCTCTCCCCAAAAGCAAGAAGGTGAAGG ACCGTCGTAACCAGGCAGTGAGGGCTGTTGCCTCCCATCGCGTTCCAGGTGCCCAGAGGCCGAGCCCTCCTGACCAGAAAACCCGACCAG TCTCCCACAGGTCCCACAGCACAGAACCAGGCATGGTGCTAACACTGGGCCAGGGCGACGTGGGCCAATTGGGGCTAGGCGAGAATgtgatggagaggaagaagccggCCCTGGTGCCCATTCCGGAGGACATCGTGCAAGCCGAGGCTGGGGGCATGCATACTGTGTGTCTAAGCAAAAGCGGCCAG GTCTACTCCTTCGGCTGCAACGATGAGGGTGCCCTGGGAAGGGACACATCAGTGGAGGGCTCAGAGATGGTCCCCGGGAAAGTGGAACTGCAAGAGAAAGTGGTACAGGTGTCAGCAGGTGACAGTCATACAGCAGCCCTCACTGAGGATGGTCGCGTTTTCCTCTGGGGCTCCTTCCGG GACAATAACGGTGTGATTGGACTCTTGGAGCCCATGAAGAAGAGCATGGTGCCCGTGCAAGTGCAGCTGACTATGCCCGTAGTGAAGGTGGCCTCAG GAAACGACCACTTGGTGATGCTGACAGCTGATGGTGACCTCTACACTTTGGGCTGCGGGGAGCAGGGCCAGCTGGGCCGTGTGCCTGAATTATTTGCCAACCGTGGTGGCCGGCAGGGCCTTG AACGACTCCTGGTCCCCAAGTGTGTGATGCTGAAATCCAGAGGGAGCCGGGGTCATGTGAGATTCCAGGACGCCTTTTGTGGTGCCTACTTCACCTTTGCCATCTCCTGCGAGGGCCATGTATATGGTTTTGGCCTCTCCAACTATCATCAGCTTG GAACCCCAGGCACAGAATCTTGCTTTGTACCCCAAAACTTGACATCCTTCAAGAACTCTACCAAGTCCTGGGTGGGCTTCTCTGGTGGCCAGCATCATACAGTCTGCATGGATTCGGAAG gAAAAGCGTACAGCCTGGGCCGGGCTGAGTATGGGCGGCTGGGCCTTGGGGAGGGCGCCGAGGAGAAAAGCATACCTACCCTCATCCCAAGGCTCCCTGCTGTCTCCTCAGTGGCTTGTGGGGCCTCCGTTGGGTATGCTGTGACCAAGGATG GTCGTGTTTTCGCCTGGGGCATGGGTACCAACTACCAGCTGGgcacagggcaggaggaggaTGCCTGGAGCCCGGTGGAGATGACAGGCAAACAGCTGGAGAACCGTGTGGTCTTATCGGTGTCCAGTGGGGGCCAGCACACAGTCTTACTAGTCAAGGACAAGGAACAGAGCTGA